One Polaribacter sp. SA4-12 genomic window carries:
- a CDS encoding DinB family protein, whose protein sequence is MIDAIEKNLERGISLLSSISDEQYSDASVAPYNSSIGCHMRHVLDVFSCIFKGLENNFVDFSVRERNECAEQQTNVGIEYFESIIHQLKTIEKEDFNTVIKVSDDMGLGNEIATYTIGSALMQAQSHAIHHYASIGYLVYQLGIELPDAAFGFNPTTPKINLQKN, encoded by the coding sequence ATGATTGATGCTATTGAGAAAAACCTAGAAAGAGGAATAAGTTTATTAAGTTCTATTTCTGATGAACAATATTCAGACGCTTCTGTTGCGCCATATAATTCGAGTATAGGTTGTCATATGCGTCACGTTTTAGATGTTTTTTCTTGTATATTTAAAGGATTAGAAAATAATTTTGTAGATTTTTCTGTAAGAGAAAGAAATGAATGTGCAGAACAACAAACGAATGTAGGAATCGAATATTTTGAATCAATAATTCATCAACTTAAAACAATAGAAAAGGAAGATTTTAATACTGTAATTAAAGTTTCTGATGATATGGGTTTAGGTAATGAAATTGCTACCTACACAATTGGATCTGCATTAATGCAAGCACAAAGTCATGCAATTCATCATTATGCAAGTATAGGTTATCTTGTTTATCAATTAGGTATTGAGTTACCAGATGCAGCTTTTGGTTTTAATCCAACGACTCCAAAAATTAATTTACAGAAAAATTAA
- a CDS encoding DNA-binding response regulator — MFEKILVVEDLDVNKNGIKTALDELHIEEVESISYCDEAFLKIKNAFLKGEPYHLIISDLSFENDGTPQQLKSGDELIEKIRTEFPDLKIIVFSVEDKPYRIQNLYKNLKIQGYVWKGRNGLKELKEAIHLVATSNKFYISPDLKNAIHPQKAIEITDSDIFLITKLSEGLLQEAISEKLKEKGITPSSVSAVEKRLKFLKEHFNANNPAHLVAIAKDFGLI, encoded by the coding sequence ATGTTTGAGAAAATTTTAGTTGTTGAAGATTTAGATGTTAATAAAAACGGAATTAAAACTGCTTTAGATGAGCTTCATATAGAAGAAGTAGAATCTATTTCTTATTGTGATGAAGCTTTTTTAAAAATTAAAAATGCTTTTCTAAAAGGGGAACCTTATCATTTAATTATTTCTGACTTATCTTTTGAAAATGATGGAACACCACAGCAATTAAAATCTGGTGATGAACTTATAGAAAAAATAAGAACAGAATTTCCTGATTTAAAAATTATTGTTTTTTCTGTGGAAGACAAACCGTATCGAATTCAAAATTTATATAAGAATTTAAAAATTCAAGGGTATGTTTGGAAAGGTAGAAACGGATTAAAAGAGTTAAAAGAAGCAATTCATTTAGTTGCTACTTCAAATAAATTTTATATTTCGCCTGATTTAAAGAATGCAATTCATCCACAAAAAGCGATTGAAATTACAGATTCTGATATTTTTTTAATCACAAAATTATCAGAAGGTCTTTTGCAGGAAGCTATCAGTGAAAAGTTGAAAGAAAAAGGAATAACACCTTCTAGTGTTAGTGCTGTAGAAAAAAGATTAAAATTTTTAAAAGAACATTTTAATGCCAATAATCCTGCGCATTTGGTTGCTATTGCTAAAGATTTCGGACTTATTTAA
- a CDS encoding OmpP1/FadL family transporter codes for MNKNFLKLAFLMLSALVYGQAGHVMQGVGAVNMSMGGAATAQPLDISGALQWNPAAISTFDNKIIDFNIGAFFSSPELSSTYGTMSGVTEDDRGVSPMPAFAMVWGKEDSKHTFGVSAFGISGFGVTFPENSNYPQDRMGNGNPNFDQTIPVNPISFPQMAGGFGHLESDYMLLQVGFTWAYEITDNLSIGVQPTINYGALELAPSPISAPSQTLGYPTTDKASALGFGAQFGMFYNSPGGIKLGASYKTGQSFGDLEFNNTYLDGSEAPETAFNMDYPAILSFGLGYSKADFDFAIDYRMVDYENTDGFSEKGWVIAEEGPTAGFPTGAVKGFGWKNINILSVGLQYKGIEKLPLRVGYTYSSNPIDDELAFFSIPATAIIANAFQFGFSYPLTDSLMLNGVYHYGTSDGKTEGTLLNPTPDQDFNQDGQPDGPWNAATNPLGIIPGSKVGYEMTTSMVMFGVSYTFNK; via the coding sequence ATGAATAAAAATTTTTTAAAACTTGCGTTTCTAATGCTATCAGCATTAGTTTACGGACAAGCAGGCCATGTTATGCAAGGTGTTGGAGCAGTAAATATGTCAATGGGTGGAGCAGCAACTGCACAACCATTAGATATTTCTGGAGCGCTACAATGGAATCCTGCAGCAATATCTACATTTGACAATAAAATAATAGATTTTAATATTGGAGCTTTCTTCTCTTCTCCGGAATTAAGTTCTACATATGGTACTATGTCAGGTGTAACTGAAGATGATAGAGGTGTTTCTCCTATGCCAGCCTTTGCTATGGTTTGGGGAAAAGAAGATAGTAAGCATACTTTTGGAGTTTCAGCATTTGGAATTAGTGGTTTTGGAGTTACATTTCCAGAAAATTCTAATTACCCTCAAGATCGTATGGGAAATGGAAACCCAAATTTTGATCAAACAATACCAGTAAATCCAATTAGTTTTCCTCAAATGGCAGGAGGTTTTGGTCATTTAGAGTCTGATTACATGTTGTTACAAGTTGGTTTCACTTGGGCTTATGAGATTACTGATAATCTATCAATTGGTGTGCAGCCAACAATTAATTATGGAGCTTTAGAATTAGCACCGAGTCCAATTTCAGCCCCAAGTCAAACACTTGGATATCCAACTACTGATAAAGCATCTGCTTTAGGTTTTGGAGCACAATTTGGTATGTTTTATAATTCACCAGGAGGAATTAAGTTAGGAGCATCTTATAAAACAGGACAATCATTTGGGGATTTAGAATTTAATAATACTTATTTAGATGGATCAGAAGCACCTGAAACAGCTTTTAATATGGATTACCCAGCAATATTATCATTTGGTTTAGGGTACTCAAAAGCAGATTTCGATTTTGCAATTGATTATAGAATGGTTGATTATGAAAACACTGATGGTTTTTCAGAAAAAGGTTGGGTTATTGCTGAAGAAGGTCCTACTGCTGGTTTTCCTACAGGAGCTGTAAAAGGTTTTGGATGGAAAAATATTAACATACTTTCTGTAGGACTTCAATACAAAGGAATCGAAAAGTTACCTTTAAGAGTTGGTTATACATATAGTAGCAATCCTATTGATGATGAATTGGCATTTTTCTCAATTCCTGCAACAGCCATTATAGCGAATGCTTTTCAATTTGGTTTTAGCTACCCATTAACTGATAGTTTAATGTTGAATGGTGTTTATCATTATGGTACGAGTGATGGGAAAACTGAAGGTACCTTGTTAAATCCAACTCCAGACCAAGATTTTAATCAAGATGGGCAACCTGATGGACCTTGGAATGCTGCTACAAACCCACTTGGAATTATTCCAGGATCAAAAGTTGGCTATGAAATGACAACAAGTATGGTAATGTTTGGTGTTAGCTATACATTTAATAAATAA
- a CDS encoding RNA polymerase sigma factor, with protein sequence MVQKKTITDSTLVSDYIQGKEAALGVLIKRHQQRLFSFIYSKVQDRDITEDVFQDTFIKVIKTLKKGNYNEEGKFLPWVMRIAHNLVIDHFRKSNRMPTFKNTDEFDIFSVLGDGNLNAEKKIIQEQIYNDVRELVKELPEEQKEVLVMRMYKDMSFKEISENTGVSINTALGRMRYALINMRKLIEKHNIILVN encoded by the coding sequence ATGGTGCAAAAAAAGACAATTACAGACAGTACTTTAGTAAGTGATTATATACAAGGAAAAGAAGCAGCTTTAGGCGTTTTAATAAAAAGACACCAACAAAGATTGTTCAGTTTTATATACAGCAAAGTACAAGATAGAGATATAACAGAAGACGTTTTTCAGGATACTTTTATTAAAGTAATTAAAACTTTAAAGAAGGGTAACTATAATGAAGAAGGTAAATTTTTACCTTGGGTTATGAGAATTGCTCATAATTTAGTGATAGATCATTTTAGAAAGTCTAATAGAATGCCAACATTTAAAAATACAGATGAGTTCGATATTTTTTCTGTTTTAGGTGATGGTAACTTAAATGCTGAGAAAAAAATTATACAAGAACAGATTTATAATGACGTAAGAGAGCTTGTAAAAGAGTTGCCAGAAGAACAAAAAGAAGTTTTGGTAATGCGTATGTATAAAGATATGAGTTTCAAAGAAATAAGCGAAAACACTGGTGTTAGCATCAACACAGCATTAGGTAGAATGCGTTATGCTTTAATCAATATGAGAAAATTAATAGAAAAACATAATATTATTTTAGTAAATTAA
- the bcp gene encoding thioredoxin-dependent thiol peroxidase, with amino-acid sequence MTSLKIGDNAPQFEAKDNAGNTIKLSDYAGKKLVLFFYPKASTPGCTNEACDLRDNYQTFLAKGYDVLGVSADSAKRQQNWINKHELPFPLLADEDKAVIEAFNVWGPKKFMGKEYDGIHRTTFVIDEHGVIEDIILKVKTKAHSAQILE; translated from the coding sequence ATGACATCACTAAAAATAGGAGATAATGCTCCACAATTTGAAGCAAAAGACAATGCTGGAAATACTATAAAACTATCAGATTATGCTGGTAAAAAGTTAGTGTTATTCTTTTATCCAAAGGCAAGTACACCTGGTTGTACAAATGAAGCGTGTGATTTAAGAGACAATTATCAAACTTTTTTAGCAAAAGGTTATGATGTTTTAGGTGTGAGTGCAGATTCTGCAAAAAGACAACAAAACTGGATTAATAAACACGAACTTCCTTTTCCTTTATTAGCAGATGAAGACAAAGCTGTAATTGAAGCATTTAATGTTTGGGGACCAAAGAAATTTATGGGTAAAGAATATGATGGAATTCACAGAACAACTTTTGTAATTGATGAACACGGAGTTATTGAAGATATTATTCTAAAAGTAAAAACAAAAGCACATTCTGCTCAGATATTAGAGTAA
- a CDS encoding endonuclease III domain-containing protein produces MNKQEKVQFVIDTLEEKYPEIPIPLDHKDPYTLLIAVLLSAQCTDVRVNKITPLLFAKADNPFDMVKMTVEEIKEIIRPCGLSPMKSKGIYGLSKILIEKYNGEVPQSFEGLEELPAVGHKTASVVMSQAFGVPAFPVDTHIHRLMWRWNLTNGKNVTQTEKDAKRLFPKELWNDLHLQIIWYGREYSPARGWDLDKDIITSTIGRKSVLEDYFKTKK; encoded by the coding sequence ATGAATAAACAAGAAAAAGTACAGTTTGTAATTGATACACTTGAAGAAAAATATCCAGAAATACCGATTCCTTTAGATCATAAAGATCCATATACTTTATTAATCGCTGTTTTATTGTCTGCACAATGTACTGATGTTCGTGTAAATAAAATTACGCCTTTATTGTTCGCTAAAGCGGATAATCCTTTTGATATGGTAAAAATGACGGTAGAAGAAATTAAGGAAATTATTCGTCCTTGTGGATTATCGCCAATGAAAAGTAAAGGAATTTATGGATTGTCTAAAATCTTGATTGAAAAATACAATGGCGAAGTTCCGCAATCTTTTGAAGGTTTAGAAGAATTACCTGCTGTTGGACATAAAACTGCAAGTGTTGTTATGAGTCAGGCTTTTGGAGTTCCTGCTTTTCCTGTGGATACTCATATTCATAGATTAATGTGGCGTTGGAATTTAACAAACGGTAAAAATGTTACTCAGACAGAAAAAGATGCAAAACGTTTGTTTCCTAAAGAATTATGGAACGATTTACATTTACAAATCATTTGGTATGGAAGAGAATATTCGCCTGCAAGAGGGTGGGATTTAGATAAAGATATTATTACGAGTACAATTGGTAGAAAATCTGTTTTAGAAGATTATTTTAAAACCAAGAAATAG
- a CDS encoding sensor histidine kinase → MLQKSLNENNEVQEAKSYYKIAEFQRKLNNKDSAFYFYNKSRLLYFNQKDSIQLGMSLFQLALIESNYGSFSNSDSTAVQALKILKGRKRSVIAATYNCLAINSKKRSLYVDAISYFKSAVNISKRKGSIIKYKNNIAILYGELGNYSESTSILEDLLKDTITSRKTKTRIIDNLAYIKWLQNPEVNVLKELLLANSIKDKQKDNYGLIASYSHLSEYFNKKNKSKSLFYANKMYEVAKKESSSQDLLEAIDKILALEKPQNSLKYYKESIRLRDSIRVEETKQQYKFAKIKYNYEEEEKQKLKFKSQATENKLVAEQEHNQKKNIVIIGILLTSGLLFLIYRRKQQHKKRILQESYNTETRIAKKLHDELGNDIFNTLTKVQNPNVKTEEIINDLDKIYLQTRAISHENDSIETGADFENYFRDLVAGYNSDACKIILKDLSSLDLNNLNKDKQIVIYRIFNELFVNMKKHSKASLVVLSCKKTNNDLEIIYADNGVGFKENTIILKNGLKNMETRIKMINGTVNFENKPNRGLRVSIHFKN, encoded by the coding sequence ATGCTTCAAAAATCTTTGAATGAAAACAATGAAGTTCAAGAAGCAAAATCATATTATAAAATTGCTGAATTTCAAAGAAAGCTTAATAATAAAGATAGCGCTTTCTATTTTTATAATAAATCTAGACTATTATACTTTAATCAAAAGGACAGTATTCAACTAGGAATGAGTTTATTTCAATTAGCTTTAATTGAATCTAATTATGGAAGTTTTTCAAATAGTGATTCAACTGCTGTACAAGCTTTAAAAATATTAAAAGGCAGGAAGCGAAGTGTTATTGCGGCAACGTATAATTGTTTAGCTATTAATTCTAAAAAAAGATCTTTGTATGTAGATGCAATTTCTTATTTTAAATCTGCTGTTAATATTTCTAAACGTAAAGGTTCTATAATTAAATATAAGAATAATATTGCCATTCTTTATGGAGAATTAGGTAATTATTCAGAATCAACCTCAATTTTAGAAGATTTACTAAAAGATACAATTACTAGTAGAAAAACAAAAACTAGAATTATTGATAATTTGGCATATATAAAATGGTTGCAAAACCCTGAGGTAAATGTTCTAAAAGAATTATTATTAGCAAATTCAATAAAAGATAAACAAAAAGATAATTACGGATTAATCGCAAGTTACAGTCATTTATCAGAATATTTCAATAAGAAAAATAAAAGTAAATCACTGTTTTATGCAAATAAGATGTATGAAGTAGCAAAAAAAGAAAGTAGCTCACAAGATTTATTAGAAGCAATAGATAAAATTTTAGCACTTGAAAAACCTCAAAACTCTTTAAAATATTATAAGGAAAGTATTCGGTTAAGAGATAGTATTCGAGTAGAAGAAACAAAGCAACAATATAAGTTTGCCAAAATTAAATACAATTATGAGGAAGAAGAAAAACAAAAACTAAAATTTAAATCACAGGCTACAGAAAATAAACTCGTTGCAGAGCAAGAACATAATCAGAAAAAAAATATTGTAATTATTGGAATTCTATTAACATCTGGTCTTTTGTTTTTAATTTACAGAAGAAAGCAACAACATAAAAAAAGAATTCTACAAGAGAGCTATAATACTGAAACAAGAATAGCTAAAAAGTTACATGACGAATTAGGAAATGATATTTTTAATACACTCACAAAAGTTCAAAACCCTAATGTTAAAACGGAAGAAATTATTAACGATTTAGATAAAATATACCTGCAAACTCGAGCAATTTCTCATGAAAATGACTCTATAGAAACTGGTGCCGATTTTGAAAATTATTTTAGAGACTTAGTTGCAGGTTATAATTCGGATGCTTGTAAGATTATTTTAAAAGATTTATCTTCTTTAGATTTAAATAACTTAAACAAAGATAAACAGATTGTAATATATCGAATTTTCAATGAATTGTTTGTAAATATGAAAAAGCATAGTAAAGCGAGTTTAGTGGTTTTATCTTGTAAGAAAACAAACAACGATTTAGAAATAATTTATGCTGATAATGGCGTAGGATTTAAAGAGAATACAATTATTTTAAAAAACGGACTTAAAAATATGGAAACCCGTATAAAAATGATTAATGGAACAGTTAATTTTGAAAATAAACCTAACAGAGGTTTAAGAGTCAGTATACATTTTAAAAATTAA